In one Rhodohalobacter sp. 614A genomic region, the following are encoded:
- a CDS encoding CPBP family intramembrane glutamic endopeptidase has translation MSDFSENEVPIDGRKLVVISILSGVIWVIIGNLIILFIQESHLAAIFFRGSNILVQAAIGLGSGALIGLAGVLMIRLQSFKEILDEYAIIRQIKELSLSPAQIMYVSLIAGISEEILFRGAIQPLIGIWWTSILFIGIHGYIRVQSTTHVLYSLFTLGLSMVLGLLFIYFGLISAIAAHFIYDVVVLYGIKHDIESEKEVIEG, from the coding sequence ATGTCAGATTTTTCTGAAAATGAAGTACCTATTGATGGCAGAAAATTAGTCGTCATTTCTATTCTATCCGGAGTTATTTGGGTTATTATCGGGAACCTGATCATCCTGTTTATACAGGAAAGTCACCTCGCAGCCATCTTTTTCCGGGGTTCCAATATTCTTGTCCAAGCAGCAATCGGGCTCGGAAGCGGCGCACTTATCGGGTTGGCTGGAGTTCTGATGATTCGCCTCCAATCATTTAAGGAAATCCTGGACGAATATGCCATTATTCGACAGATCAAAGAATTATCGCTGTCGCCGGCCCAAATTATGTATGTGTCCCTGATTGCCGGGATTTCTGAAGAAATTCTATTTCGTGGTGCTATCCAGCCGTTGATTGGTATTTGGTGGACATCAATCCTTTTCATCGGCATTCACGGCTACATCCGGGTTCAATCAACAACTCATGTTCTCTATTCTCTCTTTACATTGGGACTCAGTATGGTTCTGGGCCTGCTTTTTATTTATTTCGGTTTGATTTCGGCCATTGCTGCCCATTTTATTTATGATGTTGTCGTGCTCTATGGCATCAAACACGATATTGAATCAGAAAAGGAAGTCATCGAAGGATAA
- a CDS encoding serine/threonine-protein kinase has protein sequence MKPERWKKIETLCQKAMALQGKERTTYLQNSCTGDLDLFEEVMSLLDQEESTLLETPFVKIESSMLFANDKSAPDEMIGPYKLIRLLGTGGMGNVYLAVRNDEEFERFVALKVIKEGVISDEVLSRFISERQILASLNHPHISRLFDGGTTEKGFPWFAMEYVEGTPIPDYCKRHHSSLSEKLNLFLNVCATVQYAHQNLVIHRDIKPPNILITENGQPKLLDFGIAKLMDLEQDPRVTQYQNRLMTPEYASPEQVKHEPVSTVSDVYSLGVLLYELLTGELPYHFEKRTPAHIEHVICNQEPAKPSGVSGDPNLKGDLDNIIWKALKKNPDERYSSVEQFAEDIRRYQKALPVIARKDSLAYRSRKFLRRHTWSVGVSIVMTLLILTFATVTYIQSRTIEARAVEAENQRDRAEEISDFLVDLFASVDPSEAQDESLTAIELLHRGAERVETELSDQPALQANLFLVISDVYESLGLFDEGIDQAERALAIQKKLYGDTHPEVATSLNAIGWINHEKGDFDKSDSLLQTALAMRYDLFGNDHLDVARTLNDLAVLKQSQGDFTATDSLLVQSLEIRRNLLGDDHESVGITLSNYAALQYVMGDLEGAIESMDEVLRNFRINFGEKHLRIAVALNNLGAFLSANSELDKAEEVYREALQMRYDLVGEEHPSIAFSLAHLGNLLRVKKEYDEAEEMIRKSLELRIKLLGEDHVVVGHSYRALGNLYFEKEEYDEAEKYFALALNTFRNLFPEGHTDNADALHLLGEVYLKMNDPSRAEPVFREAMETRIKFFADGDTRTADSMIKLGVSLVDRGEYIEAKELLINGIDIINHSGRDMAQLKTLAEETLAGL, from the coding sequence ATGAAACCTGAACGCTGGAAAAAGATCGAAACTCTGTGTCAGAAGGCTATGGCTCTTCAGGGGAAAGAACGAACAACCTACCTTCAGAACTCATGTACGGGTGATCTTGATCTTTTCGAAGAAGTCATGAGTTTACTTGATCAGGAGGAATCGACGCTTCTTGAAACTCCTTTCGTAAAAATTGAATCGTCAATGCTGTTTGCGAATGATAAGAGTGCTCCTGATGAGATGATCGGTCCCTACAAACTTATCCGGTTATTAGGCACTGGCGGAATGGGAAATGTATATCTGGCGGTGCGAAATGATGAAGAGTTTGAACGGTTTGTCGCTTTGAAAGTGATAAAAGAGGGGGTTATATCTGATGAAGTTTTGTCACGATTCATAAGTGAACGGCAAATTTTAGCCTCGCTTAATCATCCTCACATATCCAGGTTGTTTGATGGCGGTACAACGGAGAAAGGATTCCCGTGGTTTGCTATGGAGTATGTAGAGGGAACGCCAATCCCAGATTACTGTAAGCGCCATCATTCCAGTCTTTCCGAAAAACTTAACCTTTTTTTGAATGTCTGTGCTACCGTCCAGTATGCACATCAAAACCTGGTGATTCACCGCGATATAAAACCGCCCAATATTTTAATTACTGAAAACGGCCAGCCAAAATTGCTTGATTTCGGAATAGCAAAACTCATGGATCTGGAACAAGATCCAAGGGTGACTCAATATCAAAACCGGTTGATGACACCCGAATATGCTTCTCCGGAGCAGGTTAAACACGAACCGGTTTCTACAGTCAGTGATGTCTATTCTCTTGGCGTTTTATTATACGAACTTCTTACAGGAGAGCTTCCCTATCATTTTGAAAAGCGAACACCTGCACACATTGAACATGTGATCTGTAACCAGGAACCGGCGAAACCATCAGGTGTTTCGGGAGATCCCAATTTAAAAGGAGATCTTGATAACATCATATGGAAAGCGTTGAAAAAGAATCCGGATGAACGATATTCCTCGGTGGAACAATTTGCCGAAGATATTCGAAGATACCAAAAGGCACTGCCGGTGATCGCGCGTAAAGATTCGTTGGCATACCGCTCCAGGAAGTTTTTGCGACGCCATACATGGAGTGTTGGGGTTTCGATAGTGATGACGCTTCTTATTCTGACTTTTGCTACAGTTACCTACATTCAATCGAGAACCATTGAAGCAAGAGCTGTTGAAGCAGAAAATCAGAGAGACCGAGCCGAAGAAATAAGTGATTTTTTGGTTGATTTGTTTGCTTCTGTGGATCCTTCTGAAGCCCAGGATGAATCATTGACTGCTATCGAACTTCTGCATCGTGGCGCGGAACGGGTAGAAACCGAGCTTTCTGATCAACCCGCTCTTCAAGCTAATCTGTTTCTTGTAATCTCGGATGTTTACGAAAGCCTTGGCTTGTTTGACGAAGGGATTGATCAAGCAGAACGTGCACTTGCAATTCAAAAAAAACTGTATGGAGATACACATCCTGAAGTGGCAACAAGTTTAAATGCCATTGGTTGGATAAACCATGAAAAAGGTGATTTTGACAAATCGGATTCTTTGCTTCAAACAGCCTTGGCAATGCGATATGATTTATTTGGAAACGATCATCTGGATGTAGCTCGGACACTCAACGATTTGGCCGTTTTAAAACAATCTCAGGGAGATTTTACGGCAACAGATTCACTTCTCGTTCAGTCACTCGAAATTCGCAGAAACCTGCTTGGGGATGATCATGAATCTGTTGGAATCACGCTTAGTAATTATGCTGCTCTTCAATATGTAATGGGAGACCTTGAGGGAGCAATCGAATCGATGGATGAAGTATTGCGAAACTTCAGAATTAATTTTGGAGAAAAGCATTTGAGAATTGCCGTGGCTTTGAACAATCTCGGTGCTTTTTTATCGGCCAATTCAGAATTGGATAAAGCCGAAGAAGTCTATCGCGAAGCGTTGCAGATGCGGTATGATCTTGTGGGAGAGGAGCATCCTTCGATTGCTTTCAGCCTGGCACATTTGGGAAATCTATTGCGTGTAAAAAAAGAGTATGATGAAGCTGAAGAGATGATTCGAAAATCTCTTGAGTTGCGGATTAAACTGCTTGGGGAAGATCATGTAGTTGTGGGGCACAGTTACAGGGCTTTGGGAAACTTATATTTTGAGAAAGAAGAGTATGATGAAGCTGAGAAATACTTTGCCCTTGCTCTGAATACCTTTCGCAATCTGTTTCCTGAAGGCCATACGGATAATGCAGATGCGCTGCATTTGTTAGGAGAAGTATACCTGAAGATGAACGATCCATCGCGGGCTGAACCTGTTTTTCGTGAGGCAATGGAAACAAGGATTAAATTTTTTGCTGATGGAGATACACGAACAGCCGATTCGATGATCAAACTGGGTGTTTCTCTGGTTGACAGAGGTGAGTATATTGAAGCGAAAGAACTTCTGATAAACGGTATTGACATCATCAATCATTCCGGAAGAGACATGGCTCAATTAAAAACACTCGCAGAAGAAACGCTTGCGGGACTTTGA
- a CDS encoding ECF-type sigma factor codes for MVGSMGGNRSNFGNTAYSKQAITQLIKSAQSGDKEVVNQLLPLLYDEMQSMAHQKLRFERNGHTLDTTALVHETYFKLVNHNEVEWQSRAHFLAISALAMKRILINYAEKKMAAKRGGELAKVELDDVEGQIENMSEMMADEILALNEALKKMEEFNQRGSLVVEYHFFGGLTWNEISEVMGIAPITVRRAWNVAKLWLRRELKETNMPGLIVKRQK; via the coding sequence ATGGTGGGATCAATGGGTGGTAACAGATCAAATTTCGGCAATACCGCATATTCTAAGCAGGCAATTACTCAGCTCATAAAATCTGCTCAATCCGGCGATAAAGAGGTGGTAAATCAATTACTGCCTCTTTTGTATGATGAGATGCAGTCCATGGCCCATCAAAAGCTAAGGTTTGAAAGAAACGGCCATACATTAGACACCACTGCATTGGTTCACGAAACCTATTTTAAACTGGTAAATCATAACGAAGTCGAATGGCAAAGCCGGGCTCATTTTTTGGCGATATCAGCTCTGGCCATGAAGAGAATTCTCATCAACTATGCAGAGAAGAAAATGGCAGCCAAAAGAGGAGGTGAATTAGCAAAAGTTGAGCTGGACGACGTTGAGGGACAAATCGAGAATATGAGTGAAATGATGGCTGATGAAATTTTAGCCCTGAATGAAGCTCTGAAAAAAATGGAAGAGTTTAACCAAAGAGGAAGCCTCGTCGTGGAATATCATTTTTTTGGCGGACTAACGTGGAACGAAATCTCTGAAGTGATGGGAATCGCACCGATTACGGTTCGGCGCGCATGGAATGTTGCAAAGCTCTGGCTGAGAAGGGAGTTGAAGGAGACAAACATGCCGGGTTTGATTGTAAAAAGGCAAAAGTAA
- a CDS encoding InlB B-repeat-containing protein: MDKKPFSHIKLYFLLFLILLGINSCNYKDSGFFAPTSSIPGEDPMLGIPVLTYPSNGSSNLGRNLTLEWTQVPDATSYDLDLKIDGGNYGDENSLTVTGITENQYDMEELQYSEIYWWRVRAVSANLVGEYSLEYSFATMDEPITAHILNISVNGNGTVTSHDNGINCGGDCSEEYEEGTEVTITAEAADGWIFDRWSGNIPESCSADSPTCTFTIDNPTEITAHFIEGFQAPLIADITGAWQYFYAFTNNTCDGQTGEFSVPAEVLLLDEPTNEIGVQFPDAPDLIRGIYNTQSGPDAGWFTGMTGMVDLGGYYAQEFWDVQFRLVDGIIYLEGNSLVEYSVGSEPEDVFCIREYDLMGEKK, translated from the coding sequence ATGGATAAAAAACCATTCTCTCATATTAAACTGTACTTTTTGTTGTTTTTAATTCTTTTAGGAATCAATTCCTGCAACTATAAAGATTCTGGTTTTTTCGCTCCCACCAGTTCCATTCCGGGAGAAGACCCCATGTTAGGTATCCCGGTATTAACGTATCCTTCAAATGGATCTTCGAATCTGGGACGAAATTTAACCCTTGAATGGACACAAGTTCCGGATGCCACGAGCTATGATTTAGACTTGAAAATTGATGGTGGAAATTACGGAGACGAAAACAGTTTAACAGTAACGGGTATTACGGAAAACCAATACGATATGGAGGAACTCCAATATAGTGAAATCTATTGGTGGCGTGTCCGTGCTGTGTCTGCAAATCTTGTTGGCGAATACAGTTTGGAATACAGTTTTGCAACCATGGACGAACCTATTACCGCACACATCTTAAACATCAGCGTTAATGGAAATGGAACGGTAACGAGCCATGATAACGGTATTAATTGTGGCGGCGATTGTTCCGAAGAATATGAAGAAGGAACAGAAGTTACCATCACTGCCGAAGCTGCTGATGGATGGATCTTTGATCGATGGAGTGGAAACATACCGGAATCATGCTCCGCAGATAGTCCAACTTGTACATTCACAATAGATAATCCCACAGAAATTACGGCACATTTTATTGAGGGATTCCAGGCACCATTAATAGCCGACATAACCGGGGCGTGGCAATACTTTTACGCTTTCACAAATAATACCTGTGATGGACAAACTGGAGAATTTTCAGTCCCTGCAGAAGTCTTGCTTTTGGATGAACCAACCAATGAAATTGGCGTTCAATTCCCGGATGCCCCCGATTTGATTCGTGGAATTTACAATACCCAGTCAGGTCCTGATGCGGGTTGGTTTACAGGTATGACAGGTATGGTTGATCTTGGAGGCTATTATGCCCAGGAATTTTGGGATGTACAGTTTCGCTTAGTAGATGGAATTATATATTTGGAAGGAAATTCACTTGTTGAATACTCCGTAGGCAGTGAACCGGAAGATGTATTTTGTATAAGGGAATATGATCTGATGGGCGAAAAAAAGTGA
- a CDS encoding LutC/YkgG family protein codes for MLDTIRQALSGVPDTEKPYDIEIPRTYRKKGELPHAEIVELFAERVGEYKATVKRVKESNLKEVISESCKREHVKKLVIPAGFPEKLLPDDLKLIFDDSINSLSHNELDNSDGVITTCAHAVAQTGTIILDAGDGQGRRALTLLPDYHLCIVYEKQIVELIPEGFSALETAVKKEERPITFISGPSATSDIELSRVEGVHGPRRLEVLIVAH; via the coding sequence ATGCTTGATACAATTAGACAAGCACTCTCAGGCGTACCCGATACTGAAAAACCTTATGACATTGAAATCCCAAGAACATACCGGAAAAAGGGAGAACTGCCGCATGCAGAAATCGTTGAATTATTTGCAGAAAGAGTAGGTGAGTACAAAGCAACTGTAAAGCGAGTGAAGGAGAGTAACTTGAAAGAAGTAATTTCTGAAAGTTGCAAAAGAGAACATGTAAAGAAACTGGTAATACCGGCTGGTTTTCCGGAAAAACTGTTGCCGGATGATTTAAAACTTATTTTTGATGATTCAATTAATAGTCTGTCTCACAATGAATTAGATAATTCTGACGGTGTTATCACTACCTGTGCACATGCGGTAGCTCAAACCGGTACAATCATTCTTGATGCCGGTGACGGGCAAGGACGCCGGGCACTGACTTTACTGCCCGACTACCATCTCTGTATTGTTTATGAGAAGCAAATCGTTGAATTGATCCCGGAAGGTTTTTCCGCGTTAGAAACCGCCGTAAAAAAAGAGGAGCGACCAATCACATTTATCTCCGGCCCTTCAGCCACGTCAGACATTGAACTCAGCCGTGTAGAGGGAGTTCACGGTCCGAGGCGTTTAGAGGTTTTGATTGTCGCTCACTGA
- a CDS encoding LutB/LldF family L-lactate oxidation iron-sulfur protein produces MNSPTFEESAQAYLSNTQLRKNIGHATHTIREKRKVTVGEMPDWEDLREAGSRIKTRVMRHLDKYLLQLEESVQKAGGHVHWAKDAEEANKIIVGLVNQKKVEEVVKVKSITTDEIKLNQALANEGVRALETDLAELIVQLAEDEPSHILVPAIHKNRAEIRELFRKKLNQKELSDRPEDLAEAARLYLRKKFLNAKVGISGANFGVAETGTIAVVESEGNGRMCTTLPETLITVMGIEKIIPTWQDFEVFMQLLPRSSTAERMNPYNSFWTGVTEGDGPQEFHLVLLDNGRTKVLADEVGRQTLHCIRCSACLNVCPVYERTGGHAYHSVYPGPIGAILTPQLKGLDDKSAASLPYASSLCGACYEVCPVKINIPDVLLHLRGKIVDHKKSKDGFRQKANPEQIGMKIMARAFQSRSRYERGQKLARTGQSFFTKDGRISKLPGKLSGWTDMRDLKAIPDQTFREWWRKRDE; encoded by the coding sequence ATGAATTCTCCAACATTTGAAGAATCGGCACAGGCATATTTATCAAACACCCAGTTGCGAAAAAATATCGGTCATGCCACTCATACTATTCGTGAGAAACGGAAAGTAACTGTAGGGGAGATGCCGGATTGGGAAGACTTGAGGGAAGCAGGGAGCCGAATTAAAACCCGGGTGATGCGCCATCTGGACAAATACCTGTTGCAACTTGAAGAGTCCGTTCAAAAAGCGGGTGGGCATGTCCATTGGGCCAAAGATGCGGAAGAGGCTAACAAAATCATTGTTGGACTGGTTAATCAAAAAAAGGTGGAAGAAGTTGTAAAAGTAAAATCGATTACAACGGATGAAATCAAACTGAATCAGGCGCTTGCCAATGAAGGCGTCCGGGCTTTGGAAACCGATCTTGCAGAATTGATTGTGCAACTGGCCGAAGATGAGCCTTCACATATTTTGGTCCCGGCCATTCATAAAAACAGGGCAGAAATTCGTGAGCTTTTCCGAAAAAAACTGAATCAGAAGGAGTTAAGCGACCGACCGGAAGACCTTGCAGAAGCTGCACGTCTCTATCTTCGAAAGAAATTTTTAAATGCTAAAGTCGGAATCAGCGGAGCAAATTTTGGTGTAGCTGAAACCGGGACGATTGCTGTCGTTGAATCGGAAGGAAATGGAAGGATGTGTACAACACTGCCGGAAACATTGATTACAGTTATGGGGATTGAGAAAATCATTCCGACCTGGCAGGACTTTGAGGTATTTATGCAGTTGCTGCCACGGTCATCAACAGCGGAACGGATGAATCCCTATAATTCTTTCTGGACAGGTGTTACCGAAGGGGATGGTCCACAGGAGTTTCATTTGGTTTTATTGGATAATGGCCGCACGAAAGTATTGGCAGATGAGGTGGGAAGGCAAACACTACATTGCATTCGTTGCAGCGCCTGTTTGAATGTCTGCCCCGTTTATGAACGAACGGGCGGACATGCCTATCACTCCGTATATCCAGGCCCGATTGGCGCGATTTTAACTCCTCAGCTTAAAGGCCTTGACGATAAGAGCGCGGCTTCCTTGCCGTATGCATCATCACTTTGTGGTGCATGTTACGAGGTTTGTCCCGTAAAAATTAATATTCCTGATGTGCTACTGCATCTTCGGGGAAAGATTGTGGATCATAAAAAAAGCAAGGATGGTTTCAGGCAGAAAGCAAATCCCGAACAGATCGGGATGAAAATCATGGCCCGAGCTTTTCAAAGCCGATCGCGGTATGAGCGCGGCCAGAAATTAGCTCGGACCGGTCAATCTTTTTTCACCAAAGATGGCAGGATTTCAAAACTGCCGGGGAAACTTTCCGGCTGGACGGATATGCGTGATCTGAAGGCAATACCGGATCAAACATTCAGAGAGTGGTGGAGGAAACGGGATGAATGA
- a CDS encoding (Fe-S)-binding protein encodes MQISLFITCFNDTLYPETGQAMVRLLERLGHSVDFPLEQTCCGQMHYNTGYQDEAIPLVRRFVDVFGDAEVIVAPSASCVGMVHEFYGKLAERSGDENLIRKVNEIIPKVFELTQFIVDKLGILDVGAYYPHRVTYHPTCHSMRVLRIGDSPLKLLRNVKGIDLVELPGAEECCGFGGTFSVKNADTSMAMLGDKVRHVKETGAEVCSAADNSCLMHIGGALSRQRSGVKPVHIAEILASTEE; translated from the coding sequence ATGCAGATATCCCTTTTCATAACATGCTTTAACGATACGTTGTATCCCGAAACCGGGCAGGCCATGGTGCGATTATTGGAGCGATTGGGACATTCGGTGGATTTCCCCCTCGAACAAACTTGCTGTGGACAGATGCATTATAATACCGGTTACCAAGATGAGGCAATTCCCCTGGTGAGGCGGTTTGTGGATGTTTTTGGAGATGCTGAAGTAATTGTGGCGCCGTCAGCTTCGTGTGTTGGAATGGTTCATGAGTTTTATGGAAAACTGGCTGAAAGATCCGGGGATGAAAATCTGATAAGAAAAGTAAACGAGATCATCCCAAAGGTGTTTGAACTCACGCAATTTATTGTCGATAAACTCGGGATTTTAGATGTGGGCGCATATTATCCGCACCGGGTAACTTACCACCCAACCTGCCATTCTATGCGTGTTTTAAGGATTGGGGATTCACCTTTAAAACTTTTGCGAAATGTAAAAGGAATTGACCTTGTAGAGCTTCCGGGCGCTGAGGAATGCTGTGGATTCGGAGGCACTTTTTCCGTTAAGAATGCGGATACCTCGATGGCAATGCTGGGCGATAAAGTTCGACATGTAAAAGAAACCGGCGCCGAAGTTTGCTCCGCGGCAGACAACTCTTGTTTGATGCACATCGGAGGAGCTTTAAGCCGTCAGCGAAGTGGTGTAAAACCGGTACATATTGCTGAAATTTTAGCTTCAACGGAGGAATAA
- a CDS encoding FGGY-family carbohydrate kinase produces MSSPKQVTAIFDIGKTNKKFLLFDEKYAVIEKHQTELEESTDDDGDSCEDLAKLTDWIKDQISEANKRYDIQAMNFSAYGASLVHLDKNGEPVTDLYNYLKNYPDELLSEFYESAGGKETFSLQTASPPMGMLNSGLQLYWLKHRKPGLFSSIETSLHFPNYLSYLFTGRKVSELTSIGCHTGLWDFDKMNYHQWVDREEVRNLLPSPKAISEFSVNDQDIKVGPGIHDSSAALAPYLMGMNDSFLLVSTGTWSITLNPFNDEPLTYEELERDCLCYLDIYGNQVKASRFFLGAEYSHQKKKIEDFFGESVDENSSAFDVALMKETIKNRKSGQGLDLEKAYSSGPFPQEKQGDWQLDQFSSAKEAYNQLVLDLVYIQSESIKLAEGNNKIGKLIVTGGFSQNVLFLSLLATFFEDKEIYTSSLPNASALGAALVVNEESVIRNEVEQSHVSKLESHLGQTSPDKSRDLDDIKKLLDLKLVKPLGNLNLENYSWV; encoded by the coding sequence ATGTCATCACCCAAACAAGTAACAGCTATTTTTGATATCGGCAAGACCAACAAGAAGTTTTTGTTGTTTGATGAGAAATATGCCGTAATCGAGAAACATCAAACCGAACTGGAAGAATCCACGGACGATGACGGCGATTCTTGTGAAGATCTCGCAAAACTGACAGATTGGATAAAGGATCAAATCAGCGAAGCGAACAAGAGATATGATATCCAGGCGATGAACTTCTCTGCGTATGGAGCCAGTCTTGTACATCTCGATAAAAATGGAGAACCAGTCACAGATCTGTATAACTACCTGAAAAATTATCCGGACGAACTTCTTTCAGAATTTTATGAGTCAGCAGGGGGAAAGGAGACGTTTTCTTTACAAACGGCTTCTCCGCCGATGGGAATGCTCAATTCCGGTTTGCAGCTTTATTGGCTGAAACATCGAAAGCCTGGATTATTTTCCTCCATTGAGACTTCTCTTCATTTTCCAAATTACCTGAGTTACTTGTTTACGGGAAGAAAAGTTTCTGAATTAACCAGTATTGGTTGCCATACGGGTTTGTGGGATTTTGATAAAATGAACTACCATCAATGGGTAGATCGTGAAGAGGTTCGCAATCTTTTGCCATCACCAAAAGCGATTTCGGAGTTTTCTGTAAATGATCAGGACATCAAAGTCGGGCCGGGAATTCATGACAGTTCAGCGGCGCTTGCACCTTACCTGATGGGAATGAATGATTCGTTCCTGCTGGTTTCTACCGGAACTTGGAGTATTACGCTAAATCCGTTTAATGACGAGCCTTTAACCTATGAGGAGTTAGAGCGGGACTGTCTCTGTTATCTGGATATTTATGGAAACCAGGTCAAAGCATCCCGGTTCTTTTTGGGAGCTGAATATTCCCATCAAAAGAAAAAGATTGAAGATTTTTTTGGTGAATCTGTTGATGAGAATAGTTCTGCTTTTGATGTAGCATTAATGAAAGAGACCATTAAAAACAGGAAATCAGGACAAGGACTTGACCTTGAAAAAGCGTACAGTTCGGGCCCGTTTCCACAGGAAAAACAAGGTGACTGGCAATTGGATCAGTTTTCATCTGCGAAGGAAGCTTATAATCAGCTTGTGTTGGATTTGGTTTATATCCAGTCCGAATCGATCAAACTTGCAGAAGGAAATAATAAAATCGGGAAACTAATCGTGACCGGTGGATTTAGTCAAAATGTGCTCTTCTTGTCATTATTGGCCACTTTTTTTGAGGATAAAGAAATCTATACGTCTTCATTGCCAAATGCCTCAGCGCTTGGGGCTGCACTGGTTGTAAATGAAGAATCGGTTATTAGGAATGAAGTGGAGCAATCTCATGTCAGCAAACTTGAATCTCATTTGGGTCAGACTTCTCCCGACAAGAGTCGGGATCTCGATGACATCAAAAAGCTTTTGGACTTAAAACTGGTTAAGCCACTTGGTAATTTAAACCTGGAAAATTATTCATGGGTTTAG
- a CDS encoding TIM barrel protein, which translates to MRITKDQILAHNDEKAKPHKESYEVLAGHLAGKGIDVESLVNQLSTFQVAIPSWALGAGGTRFGRFPIGGEPGSLEQKIEDVGLIHALNQSSGAISLHIPWDIPEDTAAIKELADDLDILFDAVNSNTFQDQKDQEYSYKFGSLSHTDRSVRKQAIDHNIEVIKYGDALGSKALTIWLADGSVFPGQQNFSKALERTHQSLEEIYAELPDDWKLLIEYKPYEPNFYSMVIPDWGTSFLLANKLGEKAKTLVDLGHHLPNTNIEQIVSILLAENKLGGFHFNDSKYGDDDLTTGSIKPYQLFLIYNELVEGTSGKDDLEQNISWMIDASHNVKDPLEDLLQSVEAIKKSYAQALLIDREKLSEARESNDPVLAQECLQDAFQTDVRPLLRESRIKTGGAANPIDLFRKLEVRKNLINERGSETIATGL; encoded by the coding sequence ATGAGAATTACTAAAGACCAGATACTTGCACACAATGATGAAAAAGCCAAACCCCACAAAGAGTCATACGAAGTATTGGCTGGTCATTTGGCGGGCAAAGGCATTGATGTTGAATCACTTGTAAATCAACTTTCTACATTTCAGGTAGCTATTCCAAGTTGGGCGTTGGGAGCTGGAGGGACCCGTTTTGGGCGCTTCCCAATCGGTGGAGAGCCAGGCAGCCTTGAGCAAAAGATTGAAGATGTAGGGTTGATTCATGCTTTGAATCAATCCAGTGGCGCTATTTCACTTCATATTCCGTGGGATATCCCGGAAGATACGGCTGCGATTAAAGAACTGGCAGATGATTTGGACATCCTTTTTGATGCGGTAAATTCAAACACCTTCCAGGATCAAAAGGACCAGGAATATTCGTACAAATTTGGATCACTCTCACATACGGACAGAAGTGTAAGAAAACAGGCAATCGATCATAATATCGAAGTCATCAAATATGGAGATGCTCTTGGTTCCAAAGCTTTGACCATTTGGCTGGCTGATGGTTCTGTTTTCCCGGGCCAGCAAAATTTCAGCAAAGCTTTGGAGAGAACCCATCAGTCTTTGGAAGAGATTTACGCAGAATTGCCTGACGATTGGAAACTGCTGATTGAATATAAACCGTACGAACCCAATTTTTACTCGATGGTGATTCCCGACTGGGGAACTTCTTTTTTACTTGCCAATAAGCTCGGTGAAAAAGCTAAAACCTTGGTTGATCTTGGGCATCATCTGCCCAATACAAATATTGAACAAATTGTTTCTATTTTATTGGCTGAAAATAAGTTAGGTGGTTTTCATTTCAATGATTCGAAATATGGAGACGATGATTTGACGACCGGCTCTATCAAACCGTATCAACTGTTTTTGATTTACAATGAATTGGTTGAAGGAACAAGCGGAAAAGACGATTTAGAGCAGAACATTTCATGGATGATTGATGCGAGTCATAACGTGAAAGATCCGTTGGAAGACTTATTACAGTCGGTTGAAGCCATCAAAAAATCATATGCTCAGGCACTTTTGATTGATCGAGAAAAACTCTCGGAGGCAAGAGAATCCAATGATCCTGTTTTGGCGCAGGAATGTTTGCAGGATGCCTTTCAAACGGATGTACGCCCATTGCTTCGGGAATCACGGATAAAGACCGGTGGTGCTGCCAATCCGATTGATCTGTTCAGGAAACTGGAAGTCCGTAAGAATTTGATCAATGAACGTGGCTCCGAGACAATCGCGACCGGGCTTTAG